In Candidatus Accumulibacter cognatus, the genomic window CGTCGTCGTCTATTGGCTGTAATTTTTCCCACTGGCACGTGGCGCACCAAGTGGTGCGCCACCCACCACTGCTTCTCGCCGGCCATCACAGGCGCTCAACGATCCAGCCAAACCAGTGCGCAGCCATCAAGAGTAGAAACAACCCAAACGAAAGGCCGACACGCAAGGACAGAGCCTTAACCGCTCTTTTCTTGTCTGGGCCGTGATCGCGATAGATATAGACCAGAGCGCTGCCTAGACTGGCGATGATCCCGATCAGCATCAGCACGACAAAGATGCGCATGCGCATTCTCCTCCTGAAATACCGCAGTCTACCCTAGTCTAGGACGCGCGATCCGCATACGACAACAACTTGGGCGCACAGCCGTTCTCCCGATGTCGATCTTTCCCCCCAAGCGCGCACCTCTGCGCCTGCTGCTGGTCATTCTGGTCGTTCTGACGTGCCTCGCCATGTCCCGCCTGCAACTCTGGCGTGCGGAGACTCGGGGCGAACGCTTCGCGCGCGAGCAGACTGCCCTCGTCTCGACACCCATCTTTTTGTCGGCACAGCAGCGCGACCTCGAAAGCCTGATCGGCAGGGCGGCGACCGCACGCGGTCACTGGCTTACGGAGAAAACGATCTTTCTGGATAACAAGATCTATCGCAGCCGCCCCGGCTATCATGTGCTCACGCCTTTACAATTGTCGGGCAGCAGCTCCGTGGTATTGGTCAACCGTGGCTGGGTTCCAGCCCCGAGACTACGCTCCGAAGTTCCATCGATTACATCACCGACAGGTGAAATCGAGATTGTCGGCGTGGTTCACAACTTTGAAACCAGGATATTCGAATTGCAGAATACCTCGCCAGAAGGACCCGTCTGGCAACATGTA contains:
- a CDS encoding SURF1 family protein; the protein is MSIFPPKRAPLRLLLVILVVLTCLAMSRLQLWRAETRGERFAREQTALVSTPIFLSAQQRDLESLIGRAATARGHWLTEKTIFLDNKIYRSRPGYHVLTPLQLSGSSSVVLVNRGWVPAPRLRSEVPSITSPTGEIEIVGVVHNFETRIFELQNTSPEGPVWQHVREVDYRQISGLDALPVILMQTAANGDGLVRDWATPDNPAMKHYGYAAMWLVFALMAAVYGVLARTTL
- a CDS encoding twin transmembrane helix small protein, with protein sequence MRIFVVLMLIGIIASLGSALVYIYRDHGPDKKRAVKALSLRVGLSFGLFLLLMAAHWFGWIVERL